One genomic region from Syntrophobacterales bacterium encodes:
- a CDS encoding transporter substrate-binding domain-containing protein: MSIVKKHNPSYKSQKTQAAHYLLFALLFLIFYFPAIAGMAANTTSLKEITVVSDDNYPPFIFRDEKGHLQGILVDEWRLWEEKTGSKADLRGMDWDKAQKTMTEGNA; this comes from the coding sequence ATGTCCATTGTCAAGAAACACAATCCCTCTTATAAAAGTCAAAAAACACAGGCCGCTCATTACCTCCTTTTTGCACTCCTGTTTCTTATTTTTTATTTTCCGGCCATCGCCGGCATGGCTGCGAATACCACCTCGCTGAAAGAAATTACGGTCGTCTCGGATGACAATTATCCGCCTTTTATTTTTCGCGATGAGAAAGGTCATCTTCAGGGCATTCTGGTGGATGAATGGCGTCTCTGGGAAGAAAAAACGGGAAGCAAAGCAGACCTGCGGGGGATGGACTGGGATAAGGCCCAAAAGACGATGACCGAAGGAAATGCCTAG
- a CDS encoding HD-GYP domain-containing protein, with the protein MNTTIQVMVSAVEARDPYTAGHQIRSADLARAIATEMGLPEEKIQGIRMAGSIHDIGKISIPAEILSKPTKLTDIEFAMIKEHAQRGFELLKDVESPWPLAEIVLQHHERMDGSGYPGKLKGEEILIEARILSVADVVEAMASHRPYRPALGIDAALAEIENNRGIFYDNAVADACLRLFRVKGANCKTICHSRMLLSGIRFFKQLEPDSRLKSLRE; encoded by the coding sequence GTGAATACGACCATACAGGTCATGGTGTCGGCCGTGGAAGCAAGAGATCCCTATACGGCGGGCCACCAGATTCGGTCTGCGGATCTGGCCCGTGCCATCGCCACGGAAATGGGATTACCCGAAGAGAAAATTCAAGGCATCCGCATGGCCGGTTCCATTCATGATATTGGGAAGATATCCATACCTGCCGAGATATTGTCCAAGCCGACAAAACTTACAGACATCGAATTTGCCATGATTAAGGAACATGCCCAAAGAGGATTCGAGCTGTTGAAAGACGTGGAATCTCCCTGGCCGCTGGCGGAGATTGTCCTCCAGCACCATGAGCGGATGGACGGCTCCGGCTATCCGGGAAAGCTGAAAGGAGAGGAAATACTCATCGAGGCCCGTATTCTTTCTGTTGCCGACGTAGTGGAAGCCATGGCCTCACATAGGCCCTATCGTCCCGCCTTGGGCATCGATGCAGCTTTGGCGGAGATCGAGAATAACAGGGGAATATTTTACGACAATGCCGTCGCAGATGCTTGTCTCAGATTATTTCGGGTAAAAGGAGCCAATTGCAAAACTATTTGTCATTCCCGAATGCTTCTATCGGGAATACGGTTTTTCAAGCAGTTAGAACCAGATTCCCGCTTAAAATCATTGCGGGAATGA